The Flammeovirgaceae bacterium genome contains a region encoding:
- a CDS encoding cation transporter, with amino-acid sequence MIEAGKENFRIQQWVAVSASVLLIVKAAAYFLTGSVAILTDALESIVNVIAGFLGLYSLYLSAQPRDSNHPYGHGKVEFLSAGIEGSMIMVAGMLIIIEAIRNLLDPSPLVKLDTGMVLIGGTALINAALGFWCVRAGTKNNSLALRASGKHLLSDTYSTLAILCGLLLIYFTGLDWIDSAVALLFSLLILYTGYRIIRTSLAGIMDEQDTELLNRLATLLNENRRENWVDLHNMRIIKYGSALHLDCHLTVPWYLNVHQAHREIDELAALVRKHFGDSLELFVHSDGCLDFSCRLCNKKECPQRKHPFEKQIQWTVENMVRNKKHEIN; translated from the coding sequence ATGATTGAGGCCGGCAAAGAAAATTTCCGCATTCAGCAATGGGTAGCCGTTTCGGCTTCGGTTTTGCTGATTGTTAAAGCAGCCGCGTATTTTTTAACCGGCTCGGTGGCCATCTTAACCGATGCACTGGAAAGTATTGTAAACGTAATTGCCGGCTTTTTGGGATTATACAGTTTGTACCTGTCGGCCCAGCCACGCGATTCAAATCACCCGTACGGGCATGGCAAGGTTGAATTTCTTTCAGCCGGTATCGAAGGCAGTATGATTATGGTAGCGGGTATGCTCATCATCATTGAAGCCATCCGGAATTTACTTGATCCTTCCCCGCTTGTTAAATTGGATACCGGGATGGTGCTGATTGGAGGAACAGCCCTGATTAATGCCGCGCTTGGTTTCTGGTGTGTTCGCGCAGGAACAAAGAACAACTCGCTGGCGCTGCGGGCCAGCGGAAAGCATTTGCTATCCGATACGTATTCAACGCTGGCTATATTGTGCGGACTATTATTAATCTATTTTACAGGACTTGACTGGATTGACAGCGCTGTTGCCCTGCTATTCAGCCTGCTAATTCTTTACACCGGCTACAGGATAATCCGTACCTCGCTGGCCGGGATTATGGACGAACAGGATACCGAATTGCTGAACCGCCTGGCTACGCTACTCAATGAAAACCGCAGGGAAAACTGGGTGGACCTGCACAACATGCGCATCATCAAATACGGCAGCGCCCTGCACCTGGATTGCCACCTGACTGTACCGTGGTACCTGAACGTACACCAAGCCCACCGCGAAATTGATGAACTGGCCGCGCTCGTGCGCAAACACTTTGGCGATTCGCTGGAACTTTTTGTACACTCCGATGGCTGCCTTGATTTTTCGTGCCGCCTGTGTAATAAAAAAGAGTGCCCCCAGCGGAAGCACCCTTTTGAAAAACAAATTCAATGGACGGTGGAAAACATGGTGCGAAACAAAAAACACGAGATTAACTGA
- a CDS encoding MarR family transcriptional regulator, whose protein sequence is MKIEEEIKQSKFVSPHQKAVLNLLFTASWLQARHQQFFKSFGITTQQFNILRILKGQHPKSLSAKEIKSRMLDQNSDVSRMLGRMLAKKLIQKQTCPADKRATDVFITEKGIELLNRVNKFQHDLDSTLQLSESEATALSNLLDKSRG, encoded by the coding sequence ATGAAAATCGAAGAGGAAATAAAGCAATCAAAATTTGTAAGCCCGCACCAAAAGGCAGTGCTGAATCTTCTTTTTACAGCAAGCTGGTTACAGGCCCGCCATCAACAGTTTTTTAAATCCTTCGGCATTACCACCCAACAGTTTAACATCCTCCGCATCCTGAAAGGGCAGCATCCAAAAAGCCTGTCGGCCAAAGAAATTAAAAGCCGCATGCTCGATCAGAATTCGGATGTGTCGCGTATGCTGGGCCGGATGTTGGCTAAAAAACTTATTCAAAAGCAAACCTGCCCTGCCGATAAGCGGGCTACCGATGTTTTTATAACTGAAAAAGGAATAGAGTTGCTTAACCGCGTCAATAAGTTTCAACACGATCTTGATTCGACACTTCAACTATCGGAATCGGAGGCAACAGCACTGAGCAATTTACTGGATAAAAGCAGGGGTTAA
- a CDS encoding M1 family metallopeptidase — protein sequence MKTRFLVISLIVSSFICFSQSLYMPLEFQKAYQQGTRKWDGSVSPTYTQNRSVYKIKASVDPHGKLLKGQADITYYNNNVDTIRNPTFHTYHDYYKPTSRKAGFFNRGENAFLDHKGVLITKIIVDGEAVDLRDEEQAFYGGTNYTIRLKKPLAPKATMQLNIEWQYEIPGNGFERSGAIDSTSMFIAYWYPEMAVLDDIDLWDRIVYDAATEFYHDYSDYEIELTIPDNFMVWASVAPANPQEVYSTVIQQRINQARSSKTPVTVYGEGDFRKTASGNKTWKYTATDFPDFAFALSDHFRWDARSYTDAMGEYFINVAYPINHPEFGAVLESIEKSLQVFHTQFPVYPFPYRYFTIFNGLQGGGMEFPGMANDQEISGAMIEQWTGQKVSDADAQLGLTLHEMCHMYFPFMMGINEKKYAWMDEGFASFSEYFIEQVFPSGNWDQPYLGSQRVLPIMVPSHIAEGSGLNSYTIGSQSYISLYQLLGKDVFLKCLHAYMNEWKHKHPTPYDFMFVFNRVSGQNLNWFWNNWYFDWGYMDVGITGVKGNVITIENKGGRPVYFKVMLKFTDGTSATEEVSPAVWKSLKVYNHKANVGKKKIQSVQLVVPLSGDADAQNNMWISK from the coding sequence ATGAAAACCCGATTTCTTGTTATCTCCCTGATTGTAAGTTCATTTATTTGTTTTAGCCAGTCGCTGTACATGCCTTTGGAATTCCAGAAGGCTTATCAGCAAGGCACACGCAAGTGGGATGGTTCCGTATCGCCAACCTATACCCAAAACCGTTCGGTATATAAAATTAAAGCTTCCGTTGATCCGCACGGCAAACTACTGAAAGGCCAGGCGGATATTACCTACTATAACAACAATGTTGATACCATCCGCAACCCCACTTTTCATACCTATCATGATTACTACAAACCCACTTCGCGTAAAGCCGGATTTTTCAATCGTGGCGAAAATGCGTTCCTCGATCATAAAGGGGTACTTATTACAAAAATTATAGTTGATGGTGAGGCTGTTGATTTGCGCGATGAAGAACAAGCCTTTTATGGCGGCACCAACTATACCATCCGGCTGAAAAAACCACTGGCACCAAAAGCTACAATGCAACTGAACATCGAGTGGCAGTACGAAATACCCGGTAACGGATTTGAGCGAAGCGGAGCCATTGACAGCACCAGCATGTTTATAGCCTACTGGTACCCCGAGATGGCTGTGCTCGATGATATTGATCTGTGGGATCGCATCGTGTACGATGCTGCCACCGAATTTTATCACGATTACTCTGATTATGAAATAGAACTTACCATACCCGACAATTTTATGGTGTGGGCTTCGGTAGCGCCAGCCAATCCGCAGGAAGTTTACTCAACCGTTATACAGCAGCGTATTAATCAGGCCCGCAGCAGTAAAACACCGGTAACTGTGTATGGCGAAGGCGATTTCCGTAAAACTGCATCCGGCAACAAAACCTGGAAGTACACCGCCACCGATTTTCCGGATTTTGCCTTTGCACTGAGCGACCACTTCCGTTGGGATGCCCGCAGTTATACCGATGCCATGGGCGAATATTTTATTAACGTGGCGTACCCGATTAACCACCCTGAGTTTGGCGCAGTACTCGAATCCATCGAAAAGTCATTGCAGGTATTTCATACCCAGTTTCCCGTTTACCCTTTCCCGTACAGGTACTTCACCATTTTTAACGGGCTGCAGGGCGGAGGCATGGAATTTCCGGGCATGGCCAACGACCAGGAGATATCGGGCGCCATGATTGAACAATGGACTGGCCAAAAGGTCTCCGATGCCGATGCACAACTGGGCCTTACCCTCCATGAAATGTGCCACATGTATTTTCCGTTTATGATGGGCATTAACGAAAAGAAATATGCCTGGATGGACGAAGGCTTTGCCAGTTTCTCTGAATATTTCATTGAGCAGGTATTTCCATCCGGTAATTGGGATCAGCCCTATCTCGGCTCGCAACGGGTGCTTCCGATAATGGTGCCCAGCCATATAGCCGAAGGCAGCGGCCTGAACTCATACACCATCGGCTCGCAATCGTATATTTCGCTGTACCAGCTGTTGGGTAAGGACGTATTTCTGAAATGCCTGCACGCCTATATGAATGAATGGAAGCACAAACACCCGACTCCCTATGATTTTATGTTCGTGTTTAACCGCGTGTCGGGCCAGAACCTGAACTGGTTCTGGAACAACTGGTATTTCGATTGGGGTTACATGGATGTGGGCATTACCGGTGTTAAGGGTAATGTAATCACCATCGAAAACAAAGGTGGAAGGCCGGTGTATTTTAAAGTCATGCTCAAATTTACTGATGGCACCTCGGCAACCGAAGAGGTAAGCCCGGCTGTATGGAAATCATTGAAGGTGTATAATCACAAGGCCAATGTTGGAAAGAAAAAGATTCAATCGGTTCAATTGGTTGTTCCGCTGAGTGGCGATGCCGATGCGCAGAATAATATGTGGATAAGTAAGTAA
- a CDS encoding ferredoxin--NADP reductase, whose product MAFGLFKKAPKKEENAQHYFDLQVKNIIQETKDAITIVFEQPASGKISYKAGQFLTLIVPMGGKEVRRAYSLCSSPFVDNDLAVTVKRVDNGLMSNWLPDNLKVGNTLKVMEPMGQFTTEFNKERKRHLIMFAGGSGITPMMSIIKSILTQEPESMCSLIYCNRDIDSIIFKDELAKWETNYQGRLHVIHVLDNAPMNWQGYSGLLNHEMLVKLFERIPNWGIDKTTYLMCGPEGMMKNVETLLAQQNIPKEKIFKESFVQGTIDKEKKQEVQVTAGEAKAREVTIRYDGQEYKIMVEPNRAILETALDQGIDLPYSCQSGLCTACRGKAVSGKVKLDEEEGLSQAERDAGYVLTCVGHPLTDDVVIEIG is encoded by the coding sequence GTGGCATTTGGTTTATTCAAAAAAGCGCCTAAGAAAGAAGAAAACGCTCAGCATTACTTCGATCTGCAAGTCAAAAACATTATTCAGGAAACCAAGGATGCAATAACCATCGTATTTGAGCAGCCGGCATCGGGTAAAATCAGTTATAAAGCCGGTCAGTTTTTAACTCTTATTGTTCCGATGGGCGGTAAAGAAGTCCGCAGGGCGTATTCGCTGTGTTCTTCACCGTTTGTCGATAACGATTTGGCGGTAACTGTTAAGCGGGTTGATAACGGCCTGATGAGCAACTGGCTGCCCGACAACCTGAAGGTGGGCAATACGCTGAAGGTGATGGAGCCCATGGGGCAGTTTACCACTGAGTTCAACAAAGAACGCAAACGCCACCTCATTATGTTTGCCGGTGGGTCGGGCATTACCCCGATGATGTCTATCATTAAAAGCATTTTAACACAGGAGCCTGAAAGCATGTGCTCGCTTATTTATTGCAACCGCGATATCGACAGCATTATTTTTAAAGACGAACTTGCCAAATGGGAAACCAACTACCAGGGCAGGCTTCATGTGATCCACGTACTAGACAACGCACCGATGAACTGGCAGGGCTATTCCGGCCTGCTTAATCATGAAATGCTGGTGAAGTTATTTGAACGTATTCCCAACTGGGGCATTGACAAAACAACCTACCTGATGTGCGGCCCCGAGGGCATGATGAAAAACGTGGAGACGCTGCTGGCTCAGCAAAACATCCCGAAAGAAAAAATATTTAAAGAAAGTTTTGTACAAGGTACTATCGATAAGGAGAAAAAACAGGAAGTTCAGGTAACGGCAGGCGAAGCAAAGGCCCGCGAAGTGACCATCCGCTACGATGGCCAGGAATATAAAATTATGGTTGAACCTAATCGCGCCATACTTGAAACCGCCCTCGACCAGGGCATTGACCTGCCCTACTCGTGCCAGAGCGGCCTGTGCACGGCCTGCCGCGGAAAAGCTGTTTCGGGCAAAGTGAAGTTGGATGAAGAAGAAGGCCTTTCGCAGGCCGAACGCGATGCAGGCTATGTACTTACCTGTGTCGGCCATCCGTTAACCGATGATGTTGTGATTGAAATCGGCTAA
- a CDS encoding YceI family protein produces the protein MKKLHFILAALLLSGSVLAQTTWNIDKVHSKIGFSVVHMVVSETEGVFKDYSATVVSKSDDFNGAEVTFSAKVASINTENERRDNHLKSPDFFDAEKFPEITFKGNLVKEGSKYKLKGDFTMKGVTKKVEFDVVYGGTINTGRGTKAGFKVTGTINRQEYGVSWANKLAGGEMVVSDDVTLVIKVELDKQA, from the coding sequence ATGAAAAAACTACACTTTATTCTGGCCGCGTTGCTGCTGAGCGGCAGCGTACTGGCTCAAACCACCTGGAACATCGACAAGGTCCATTCCAAAATCGGGTTCAGCGTGGTGCACATGGTCGTATCCGAAACGGAAGGCGTGTTTAAGGATTATTCTGCAACCGTAGTAAGCAAGAGCGATGATTTCAATGGTGCCGAAGTTACCTTCTCGGCAAAAGTAGCTTCCATTAACACCGAAAACGAAAGGCGCGATAACCACCTGAAGTCACCTGACTTCTTCGATGCGGAGAAGTTTCCTGAAATCACCTTCAAGGGTAACCTGGTAAAAGAAGGAAGCAAATACAAGCTGAAGGGTGACTTTACTATGAAAGGTGTTACCAAGAAGGTAGAATTTGATGTGGTTTATGGCGGCACCATCAATACCGGGCGCGGAACAAAAGCCGGTTTTAAAGTTACCGGAACAATCAACCGCCAGGAGTATGGCGTAAGCTGGGCCAACAAACTGGCCGGTGGCGAAATGGTAGTAAGCGATGATGTAACCCTGGTTATTAAAGTAGAACTGGATAAGCAAGCTTAA
- a CDS encoding sulfite exporter TauE/SafE family protein, whose amino-acid sequence MEILIFFLITLLSEILGTLGGFGSSLFFVSIAQFFYNFQTVLVLTGLLHVFSNTAKLTLFWKTIDWRLVLWLGISSVVFAIGGAYLVRHVEFVYAKLILGFFLIAFSTLLFLKPDYRVDATLFNSIGGGALAGFLAGFIGTGGAVRGLVLAAFNLEKNVLVGTSAAIDFGVDLSRSLIYLDSNYLQREQWWTIPFLVVLAFAGSYIGKLILNRISQQTFRKILLALVFLIGVIMLANELFNKQ is encoded by the coding sequence GTGGAGATACTTATTTTCTTTCTCATCACGCTCCTTTCCGAAATCCTGGGCACGCTGGGTGGATTTGGTTCTTCCTTGTTTTTCGTTTCCATTGCTCAGTTCTTCTATAATTTTCAAACCGTGCTGGTACTTACCGGGTTGCTGCATGTGTTCAGCAACACGGCAAAACTTACACTCTTTTGGAAAACTATCGACTGGCGCCTGGTGCTCTGGCTGGGCATCTCAAGTGTTGTATTTGCCATTGGCGGTGCCTACCTGGTACGTCATGTAGAATTTGTTTATGCTAAACTCATCCTGGGTTTCTTTCTGATTGCCTTCAGTACACTCCTGTTTTTAAAACCCGATTATCGGGTGGATGCCACATTATTTAACTCTATCGGGGGCGGAGCGCTGGCCGGTTTCCTGGCCGGTTTTATCGGCACAGGCGGGGCTGTACGCGGGTTGGTACTTGCTGCATTCAATCTTGAAAAAAACGTTTTGGTTGGCACTTCGGCAGCCATTGATTTTGGCGTTGACCTGAGCCGCTCGCTTATTTACCTCGACAGCAATTACCTGCAACGCGAACAATGGTGGACAATACCGTTTTTAGTTGTGCTGGCCTTTGCCGGAAGTTACATTGGGAAACTGATCCTGAACCGCATCTCGCAGCAAACCTTCAGGAAAATCCTGCTTGCATTGGTTTTTCTGATTGGCGTAATTATGCTGGCTAATGAATTATTTAACAAGCAATGA
- a CDS encoding M3 family oligoendopeptidase, with amino-acid sequence MPEVEKISRPVRTFLPADFTVTGWPALKPYFNELIEREIDSVNALRKWFTDRSELEAVIAEDLGWRYINMTRYTDNDDYSKAYRFFVETIQPEIAPVSDKLNRKAAESAFLGELEKETGFDILIRNLKKDIEIYRDENVPLFTEINLEQQKYNQISGAMMVEISGKEMTLQQASVLLMETDRALRERVYTKIASRRLQDRVTLDELFTKLVNLRHRVATNAGFANFRDYMFKALGRFDYTPQDCFDFHQSVETQVVPLLNELASERQQKLGVDVLKPWDKTVDPEGRKPLKAFTDGNDLTEKTIECFRRIDPYLGQCLGIMRHMGHLDLESRKGKAPGGYNYPLAEIGVPFIFMNATTTLRDMVTMMHEGGHAVHNFLTRNLELTDFKSTPSEVAELASMSMELISMDHWDVFFSDPDELKRAKREHLEDIIETLPWVATIDKFQHWIYENPNHTETARKESWNTIFRSFTDSVTDWQGHEVSRDYLWQKQLHLYEVPFYYIEYGMAQLGAIAVWRNYRKNPQAGLAGYMDALKLGNLKSIPAIYHAAGIRFDFSAGYISELIAFVKDELRRLR; translated from the coding sequence ATGCCTGAAGTAGAAAAGATTTCGCGCCCCGTGCGCACGTTTTTACCCGCAGACTTTACGGTAACCGGGTGGCCTGCCCTTAAGCCTTATTTTAACGAATTGATTGAGCGGGAAATCGATTCGGTTAACGCCTTGCGCAAATGGTTTACCGACCGCAGCGAACTGGAAGCTGTAATTGCAGAAGACCTGGGCTGGCGCTACATTAATATGACCCGCTATACCGATAATGACGACTACAGCAAAGCTTACCGGTTTTTTGTTGAGACCATTCAGCCGGAAATTGCCCCGGTATCGGATAAACTGAACCGCAAAGCTGCTGAATCGGCTTTTCTGGGTGAACTCGAAAAGGAAACCGGATTTGATATTTTGATTCGCAACCTTAAAAAGGACATTGAAATTTACCGCGATGAAAACGTGCCCCTGTTTACCGAAATAAACCTGGAACAACAAAAGTATAACCAGATTTCGGGTGCGATGATGGTTGAAATCAGCGGTAAGGAAATGACTTTACAGCAGGCATCGGTATTACTGATGGAGACGGACAGGGCCTTGCGCGAACGTGTTTACACAAAGATTGCTTCACGCAGACTCCAGGACAGGGTAACACTTGATGAACTGTTTACTAAACTTGTTAACCTTCGTCACCGGGTTGCCACCAATGCCGGGTTTGCCAATTTCCGCGACTATATGTTCAAAGCACTGGGCCGGTTTGATTACACGCCTCAGGATTGTTTTGATTTTCACCAGTCGGTGGAAACACAGGTGGTGCCTTTGCTCAATGAACTGGCCAGCGAACGCCAGCAAAAGTTAGGAGTGGATGTGCTGAAACCATGGGATAAAACGGTTGATCCGGAAGGCCGTAAACCGCTTAAAGCTTTTACAGACGGAAACGATTTGACGGAGAAGACCATTGAATGTTTTAGAAGAATCGATCCGTACCTGGGCCAGTGCCTCGGCATTATGCGCCACATGGGCCACCTGGATTTAGAGTCCCGTAAGGGCAAGGCGCCCGGAGGGTATAACTACCCGCTGGCCGAAATAGGTGTGCCGTTTATTTTTATGAATGCCACCACCACGCTGCGCGACATGGTTACCATGATGCATGAAGGCGGGCATGCCGTTCATAACTTTTTAACGCGCAACCTGGAATTAACTGACTTTAAATCTACCCCATCGGAAGTGGCCGAACTGGCCTCCATGTCGATGGAACTGATTTCGATGGATCACTGGGATGTATTTTTTTCTGACCCGGACGAATTAAAACGGGCTAAACGCGAACACCTGGAAGACATCATCGAAACCTTGCCGTGGGTAGCAACCATCGATAAGTTTCAACACTGGATTTATGAAAATCCGAATCATACCGAAACTGCACGGAAAGAAAGTTGGAATACCATCTTTAGGTCGTTTACCGATTCGGTAACGGATTGGCAGGGGCACGAGGTGAGCCGCGATTATTTGTGGCAGAAACAACTTCACCTGTACGAGGTGCCATTTTATTATATTGAGTACGGCATGGCCCAGCTTGGCGCAATTGCCGTGTGGCGCAATTACCGTAAAAATCCGCAAGCCGGACTTGCCGGTTATATGGATGCATTGAAACTGGGTAATTTAAAAAGTATACCCGCAATCTATCATGCTGCCGGCATCCGGTTTGATTTCAGCGCAGGGTACATCAGTGAATTGATAGCTTTTGTTAAGGATGAATTAAGGCGGTTACGTTAA
- a CDS encoding carbohydrate binding family 9 domain-containing protein, with product MFFLRTLIFVATALPLILTAQHKQGTAYHAGRVRDAIVVDGILDEETWQRANVATGFWMSKPYDSVPPVNETTVRIAFDDHNLYLAFECQDDGLGPVVQSLRRDFDFRFNDNVGFYFDPYNDYTNGFYFNISPYGVQREGLMANGGAEPESFSPFWDNKWYSAVTRTDTLWVAELAIPFKSIRYNRGEWNFNVLRNDLERNQVSSWIATPVQYLPASFAWSGKLIWDDELPKPGTNVSLIPYLAGSSFTDKENNVPAKNELLVGFDAKVGLTPSLNLDLTVNPDFSQVEVDQQVINLTRFEFNFPERRQFFLENSDLFAAPGFPDSRPLFTRRLGLAADTSDVLRRVPILYGARLSGKLGKDWRIGLLNLQTRETRSLGLPNQNYTMAIVQRQVLARSNVDFFFVNKQSLGLGDEYDPDRFYHPSLVRETITGTDTVRKLNTYNRVFGFDFNINSKDTRFRGDVYYHQSIDDFNTTDRYSAGTFLGYFGRNLALMGAVQLLGKNYNAEAGFVPNLNVYPGFTGSFTRVEYLMYPKSKIVANHGPFAEGNWGFIPGGRNTDQTYNAGYIITLLSTASFSLSLQHTYQYLTQDFNPIGGEQNYLAGEAFSWNQFQLRYQSDNRKLFNYQVEGIAGGFYTGGSVVFNGEMNYRYQPYGSLGIRFSYNDVDLTGNYGRAQLVLLGPRLDLTFTDKLFLTTFVQYNNLADNMNLNARFQWRFQPASDFFIVYTENYLPEPLQSKNRALVLKFTYWFNL from the coding sequence ATGTTTTTTTTACGCACCCTGATTTTTGTTGCAACGGCACTACCGCTTATCCTTACCGCCCAACATAAGCAAGGTACCGCGTACCATGCGGGCCGCGTACGCGATGCCATCGTGGTTGATGGCATCCTTGATGAGGAAACCTGGCAAAGGGCAAACGTGGCTACCGGCTTCTGGATGAGCAAACCGTATGATTCGGTTCCGCCCGTTAATGAAACTACGGTACGCATTGCCTTTGATGACCACAACCTGTACCTGGCCTTTGAGTGCCAGGATGACGGCCTCGGACCGGTAGTACAATCGCTGCGCAGGGATTTTGATTTCCGGTTTAACGACAACGTGGGATTCTATTTTGATCCGTACAACGATTACACCAACGGCTTCTATTTTAATATTTCTCCCTATGGCGTTCAACGCGAAGGACTCATGGCCAATGGCGGTGCCGAGCCCGAAAGTTTTTCACCCTTTTGGGATAATAAATGGTACAGTGCGGTAACCCGTACGGATACACTATGGGTAGCCGAACTGGCCATTCCGTTTAAGTCCATCCGCTACAACCGGGGCGAGTGGAACTTTAACGTGCTGCGCAATGATTTGGAACGCAACCAGGTTTCAAGCTGGATTGCCACACCCGTGCAATACCTGCCCGCCTCGTTTGCCTGGAGCGGCAAATTGATCTGGGATGATGAGTTGCCCAAGCCGGGAACCAATGTTTCGCTTATTCCTTACCTGGCGGGCTCATCGTTTACCGATAAAGAGAATAACGTGCCTGCTAAAAATGAACTATTGGTTGGCTTTGATGCAAAAGTAGGATTAACGCCTTCGCTTAACCTTGATCTTACGGTTAACCCCGATTTTTCGCAGGTAGAAGTGGATCAGCAGGTTATCAACCTCACGCGTTTTGAGTTTAACTTCCCCGAACGCAGGCAGTTCTTTCTGGAGAACAGCGATTTATTTGCTGCTCCCGGTTTTCCGGATTCGCGCCCGTTATTTACACGCAGACTCGGACTGGCAGCCGATACATCCGATGTCCTCAGGAGGGTACCCATTTTATATGGCGCGCGGCTGAGCGGTAAACTGGGTAAAGACTGGCGCATTGGCCTCCTTAACCTGCAAACCCGCGAGACCCGATCGCTGGGTCTGCCCAATCAGAATTATACGATGGCCATTGTACAACGCCAGGTATTGGCGCGCTCAAATGTGGATTTCTTTTTTGTAAATAAACAATCGCTGGGCTTAGGCGATGAATATGACCCGGACCGGTTTTACCACCCCAGCCTGGTACGCGAAACGATTACCGGTACCGATACGGTGCGTAAACTGAATACCTACAACCGCGTGTTCGGATTTGATTTTAACATCAACTCTAAAGACACCCGCTTCCGTGGCGATGTGTATTACCACCAGTCCATCGATGATTTTAATACTACTGATCGGTATTCAGCCGGAACCTTTCTGGGGTACTTCGGCCGTAACCTGGCTTTGATGGGCGCGGTGCAGTTGCTGGGAAAAAATTATAATGCCGAAGCGGGCTTTGTTCCTAACCTGAATGTTTACCCCGGCTTTACCGGAAGTTTCACACGGGTAGAGTACCTCATGTATCCAAAAAGTAAAATTGTGGCCAATCATGGCCCGTTTGCCGAAGGCAACTGGGGCTTTATACCCGGAGGCCGAAATACCGACCAGACTTATAATGCAGGGTATATAATTACATTGCTGAGCACCGCCTCTTTTTCATTAAGTCTTCAACACACCTACCAGTATCTTACCCAGGATTTTAATCCCATTGGCGGTGAGCAGAATTACCTGGCCGGTGAAGCTTTTTCGTGGAACCAGTTTCAGTTGCGGTACCAATCCGATAATCGAAAGTTGTTTAATTACCAGGTTGAAGGAATCGCTGGCGGGTTTTATACGGGTGGGAGCGTTGTTTTTAATGGCGAAATGAATTACCGTTACCAGCCCTACGGCAGCCTGGGCATACGCTTCAGTTACAACGATGTTGATCTTACCGGTAATTACGGGAGGGCACAGTTGGTATTATTAGGGCCCCGCCTGGATTTAACCTTTACTGATAAACTCTTTCTCACCACGTTTGTACAATACAATAACCTGGCCGATAACATGAATCTGAACGCGCGGTTTCAGTGGCGCTTTCAGCCAGCATCCGATTTCTTTATTGTCTATACCGAGAATTACCTTCCCGAACCACTCCAGAGTAAAAACCGCGCATTGGTACTTAAGTTTACCTACTGGTTTAACCTGTAA